The following proteins are encoded in a genomic region of Cyclonatronum proteinivorum:
- a CDS encoding PD-(D/E)XK nuclease family protein, whose product MLRPHYIPPSLFVEGLFCSRRLWLKAHHVEIFDEVQTLAMARTLKQHITGIRMDDTGWIYEARLPSGTRLDAWVPEEKLAIEFKSGSPHPTHVYQAWAIRQELEQLGVQDAEVHLWYAGAFEKEAETLAQAYKLDHDWITDDLYAVCADTEDPDFGLRMERGAAILLAETTQEAIPETKASASPTCASCAYFPFCHS is encoded by the coding sequence ATGCTCCGACCCCATTACATTCCGCCTTCGCTTTTTGTAGAGGGTCTTTTTTGCAGCCGGCGGCTTTGGCTGAAGGCGCACCATGTTGAGATTTTTGATGAGGTGCAGACCCTTGCGATGGCCCGCACGCTGAAGCAGCACATTACCGGCATCCGGATGGATGATACCGGCTGGATTTACGAGGCCAGGCTGCCTTCCGGTACCCGGCTTGATGCCTGGGTGCCCGAAGAGAAGCTTGCCATTGAATTCAAAAGCGGGTCACCGCACCCGACGCATGTATATCAGGCCTGGGCCATCAGGCAGGAATTGGAACAGCTTGGTGTACAGGATGCCGAGGTGCACCTTTGGTACGCCGGCGCTTTTGAAAAAGAAGCTGAAACCCTGGCCCAGGCCTACAAACTCGATCATGACTGGATTACGGATGACCTGTACGCGGTTTGTGCCGATACCGAGGATCCCGATTTCGGGCTTCGCATGGAGCGCGGCGCAGCCATTCTGCTGGCCGAAACAACACAGGAAGCCATCCCCGAAACCAAAGCATCCGCATCCCCGACCTGCGCAAGCTGCGCCTACTTCCCCTTTTGCCATTCGTGA
- the cas1b gene encoding type I-B CRISPR-associated endonuclease Cas1b: MKSSFYLFQPVTLKRQDNSLAILPFGNPDREPFPGEKIGRELQDEFPLAEEDAWWQGAPRYVAVERIDSIHAYSSVRINTGLLNFLAEKHIPLHTYNYFGGYTGTYWPKEPIPNGRIQQAQFLHYADTEKRLTLASEILRGAFHNMHSAVKRENRRSGQFTDLLEEWHLSAARLEEAQSVNMLLGVEGNIRKTYYEFLDRRLTPDFQMEGRVYRPPNNPVNALVSYLNSMLYASIISELYRTQLNPLVGWLHEPGRQRFPLAWDLAEIFRPHLVEGLIMSMINKKQLDATHFEASLSGCMLTPEGRMKVIRAFEHRMQTTIKHRDLGRSVSYRYLLRLEGYKLVKHLLGDKPYVSFRIWW, encoded by the coding sequence ATGAAATCATCCTTCTATCTTTTTCAGCCCGTTACGCTGAAGCGTCAGGATAACAGCCTGGCCATCCTTCCGTTTGGAAATCCGGACCGGGAGCCTTTCCCCGGTGAGAAAATCGGTCGGGAACTGCAGGACGAGTTTCCCCTGGCCGAGGAAGATGCCTGGTGGCAGGGCGCGCCCCGCTATGTGGCGGTGGAGCGCATCGACAGCATTCATGCGTACAGCTCGGTGCGCATCAATACCGGGCTGCTGAATTTTCTGGCTGAGAAGCACATCCCCCTGCACACCTACAATTATTTTGGCGGCTATACCGGCACCTACTGGCCGAAAGAACCCATCCCGAACGGACGCATTCAGCAGGCGCAGTTTCTGCATTATGCCGATACGGAAAAGCGCCTCACCCTGGCCAGTGAAATCCTGCGGGGTGCTTTTCACAACATGCACAGCGCCGTGAAACGGGAAAACCGGCGCTCTGGTCAGTTCACGGATTTGCTGGAGGAATGGCATCTTTCGGCGGCCCGGCTGGAAGAGGCACAAAGCGTGAACATGCTGCTGGGTGTGGAAGGTAATATCCGCAAGACCTACTACGAATTCCTGGACCGGCGACTGACGCCCGACTTTCAGATGGAAGGCCGCGTGTACCGTCCGCCGAACAATCCGGTGAATGCGCTGGTATCGTACCTCAACAGCATGCTGTACGCATCCATCATCAGTGAGCTGTACCGTACGCAGCTCAACCCGCTGGTGGGCTGGCTGCACGAACCCGGCCGGCAACGGTTCCCGCTTGCGTGGGATTTGGCAGAGATCTTTCGTCCGCATCTCGTGGAAGGCCTCATCATGAGCATGATCAACAAGAAACAGCTTGATGCCACGCATTTTGAGGCATCCCTTAGCGGCTGTATGCTCACCCCGGAAGGGCGGATGAAAGTCATTCGTGCCTTCGAGCACCGCATGCAGACAACGATCAAGCACCGCGACCTGGGCCGCTCGGTAAGCTACCGCTACCTGCTGCGCCTCGAAGGCTACAAACTCGTAAAACACCTGCTCGGAGATAAACCCTATGTTTCATTTAGGATATGGTGGTGA
- the cas2 gene encoding CRISPR-associated endonuclease Cas2: MFHLGYGGEDMHVIVVYDVHQKRCAKVMKYLRQWLEHRQRSVFAGFLTDSQVKIMYDGLLDLINVQYDSVIVFQSNRANQVSEWSTSAAVMMRREGVTAHLQLSPGLSPAEYARNRRRRFHGDKAAGKNSGTGSGTVTAEGEPPRKKPKLRFSKLRK, encoded by the coding sequence ATGTTTCATTTAGGATATGGTGGTGAAGATATGCATGTAATTGTTGTGTACGATGTGCATCAGAAACGATGTGCCAAAGTGATGAAATACCTGCGTCAGTGGCTCGAACACCGGCAACGATCCGTCTTTGCAGGGTTCCTTACCGACAGTCAGGTTAAAATCATGTACGACGGACTGCTCGATCTCATCAATGTGCAGTACGACAGCGTGATTGTATTCCAGAGCAACCGTGCCAATCAGGTGAGCGAATGGAGCACAAGCGCGGCAGTGATGATGCGCCGGGAAGGCGTAACGGCACACCTGCAGCTTAGTCCCGGCCTCTCACCCGCCGAATACGCCCGTAACCGCAGGCGTCGCTTTCACGGCGACAAAGCCGCAGGCAAGAACAGCGGCACCGGCAGCGGCACCGTCACCGCAGAAGGAGAACCGCCCCGGAAAAAGCCGAAGCTCCGCTTTAGCAAGCTTAGGAAGTGA
- a CDS encoding ATP-dependent DNA helicase, translating to MTHTINCLAPPPMPAQPLTAHQQKAFEGILGFLDDPGLHAFLLLGYAGTGKTFLLRHVLEVCEEAGLKTVLLAPTGRAARILEQATQREASTIHRALYEQTREYCTDEGYRAEFSLRENEDPDTTLYLIDEASMLSDMEADSEELCFGSGRLLLDLITYVSPYRSSRKLLFIGDPAQLPPVHQAGSPALARSYLHHSYGLQCAQATLTQVHRQQRDSRLLETATRLRSELHKAGHRSFHIVGNGHDIFERTPASLISAYARHLKRYTVPRIIWITHSNKAAHETNRAVRQALGYRSARLQQGELLMAARNHYSPEAFFMNGDQMRVVHLAPESETETVEVQLNYRDQKGVRVQLRYRQAQVRLLHEAPDAGPVRILLLENSLTDFRTGLLSAAAWVESMKRWQADPQGLELEAFRRQDARANALLVRFGYAITCHKAQGGAWETVILNPEHPVPLHKDAFIRWAYTALTRSRSKLCLSAPVRCRSLSNIRLMPIQPCEAFPETVATPPAEAHTPALPLTVRPADFHKAACYDLISGVCERSGVTLMGVTEEERGMCFRLGTGIAGSRIDAYFDHDGICAELVPRSPAGYKDDRLLRLYACLARQI from the coding sequence ATGACTCACACCATCAACTGCCTCGCGCCGCCGCCTATGCCGGCGCAGCCACTTACAGCGCATCAGCAGAAGGCCTTTGAGGGTATCCTCGGCTTTCTGGATGATCCGGGGCTGCATGCGTTTTTGCTGCTCGGGTATGCCGGTACCGGAAAGACCTTTTTGCTGCGGCATGTGCTGGAGGTCTGTGAGGAGGCCGGGCTGAAGACGGTGCTGCTTGCACCTACGGGCCGCGCGGCACGGATTCTGGAGCAGGCTACGCAGCGGGAGGCTTCCACCATACACCGGGCGCTGTATGAGCAGACCCGCGAGTACTGTACCGATGAGGGCTACCGGGCGGAGTTCAGCCTGCGGGAAAATGAGGACCCTGACACGACCCTCTACCTCATTGATGAAGCTTCCATGCTCAGCGATATGGAGGCCGACAGTGAGGAGCTGTGTTTTGGCAGCGGCAGGCTGCTGCTTGACCTCATCACCTACGTCTCGCCCTACCGCAGCAGCCGTAAACTGCTGTTCATCGGGGATCCCGCACAGCTTCCGCCCGTGCATCAGGCGGGGAGTCCGGCCCTGGCGCGGAGCTACCTGCACCACAGCTATGGCCTGCAGTGCGCGCAGGCAACCCTCACGCAGGTGCACCGGCAGCAGCGCGACAGCCGGCTGCTGGAAACCGCGACCCGCCTGCGCAGCGAGCTCCACAAGGCCGGGCACCGCAGCTTTCACATCGTCGGGAACGGGCACGATATATTTGAGCGCACGCCTGCAAGCCTGATTTCCGCCTATGCCCGGCACCTGAAGCGCTATACCGTGCCCCGCATTATCTGGATTACGCACAGCAACAAAGCGGCACACGAAACCAACCGTGCGGTTCGGCAGGCCCTCGGCTACCGCTCCGCCCGCCTGCAGCAGGGCGAGCTGCTGATGGCCGCGCGCAACCATTACAGCCCCGAGGCCTTCTTCATGAACGGCGATCAGATGCGGGTTGTGCACCTCGCGCCCGAATCTGAAACCGAAACAGTGGAAGTACAGCTCAACTACCGCGATCAGAAAGGGGTGCGGGTGCAGTTGCGGTACCGACAGGCACAGGTGCGGCTGTTGCACGAAGCGCCGGATGCCGGGCCGGTGCGCATCCTCCTGCTGGAAAACAGCCTCACCGATTTCCGCACGGGTCTGCTCAGCGCCGCCGCCTGGGTTGAGAGCATGAAACGCTGGCAGGCCGATCCGCAGGGGCTCGAGCTCGAAGCCTTCCGCCGGCAGGATGCCCGCGCCAACGCCCTGCTCGTGCGTTTCGGCTACGCCATCACCTGCCACAAAGCACAGGGCGGCGCCTGGGAAACGGTCATCCTCAACCCCGAACACCCCGTGCCCCTGCACAAAGATGCCTTCATCCGCTGGGCCTACACCGCCCTCACCCGCAGCCGGAGCAAGCTCTGCCTTAGCGCCCCGGTGCGCTGCCGCAGCCTCAGCAACATCCGGCTGATGCCCATTCAGCCCTGCGAAGCCTTCCCGGAAACAGTGGCCACACCTCCTGCGGAGGCACACACGCCCGCCCTGCCGCTCACCGTGCGCCCGGCGGATTTCCACAAGGCAGCCTGTTACGACCTCATCAGCGGGGTTTGTGAGCGCAGCGGGGTGACGCTTATGGGGGTTACGGAGGAGGAACGGGGGATGTGCTTCCGGCTCGGAACCGGCATTGCAGGCAGCCGCATTGATGCGTATTTCGACCACGATGGCATCTGCGCAGAGCTCGTACCCCGCAGCCCCGCCGGCTACAAAGATGACCGCCTGCTGCGCCTGTACGCCTGCCTCGCCCGGCAGATTTAG